A stretch of the Lactuca sativa cultivar Salinas chromosome 9, Lsat_Salinas_v11, whole genome shotgun sequence genome encodes the following:
- the LOC111914788 gene encoding chaperone protein dnaJ 1, mitochondrial isoform X1, translating to MSGFSWLRNQPKSILQTFLYRRHLLPVESVCGHEALKGRHRIVHSRDFYNIGLARKPTDFANMRMLLLKRCIHATEFHSSKEGDYYQVLGVPQNASRDDIKKAFHALAKKYHPDANKNNPSAKRKFQEIREAYEILQDSERRAEYDEMKQQSFKGRNDTGYSSRGFKRAYKSTDFSDSFQKIFSEIFEEETDNVTSDVQVEVSISFMEAARGCTKHLSFDANILCDSCLGHGYPVNAKAKSCPTCEGTGTVFIPPFMARCNTCKGSGHIIKEYCRSCGGSGVVEVVKEVKIPIPAGVDSGDIISVPRAGNVGKRSQPGTLIIKLKVAEDPVFQRDGADLYVDSNIGFTQAIIGGMVEVPTLNGKTQVKIPKGVQHGQLSILRGKGMPRKGLFVDHGDQYVRFRINFPMVVNDRQRAILEEFAKEEMEMEHTHNMSRDGNWWLRMIGHMSTPKFMLELSALLLILLFLRS from the exons ATGAGCGGATTCAGCTGGCTAAGAAATCAGCCAAAATCGATTTTGCAAACATTTCTG TATCGTCGGCATTTGCTTCCAGTGGAATCCGTATGCGGTCATGAAGCTTTAAAGGGTCGTCATCGGATTGTTCATAGTCGAG ATTTCTACAATATTGGATTGGCTAGAAAGCCTACAGACTTTGCCAATATGAGAATGCTACTATTGAAGCGTTGTATTCATGCTACAG AATTTCATAGTTCAAAAGAAGGAGATTACTACCAAGTTCTAGGTGTTCCTCAGAATGCTAGTAGAGATGATATCAAGAAAGCTTTTCATGCT CTAGCAAAGAAGTATCATCCAGATGCAAATAAAAACAATCCATCAGCAAAGAGAAAGTTTCAAGAGATCAGAGAAGCTTACGAG ATTTTGCAAGATTCCGAAAGGAGAGCCGAATATGATGAG ATGAAACAACAATCTTTCAAAGGTAGGAATGACACAGGGTATTCTTCTAGAGGATTCAAACGTGCTTATAAAAGTACTGACTTTTCTGATTCTTTCCAAAAGATATTTTCTGAG ATTTTTGAAGAGGAGACAGATAATGTTACTAGTGATGTTCAG GTTGAGGTGTCAATTTCATTTATGGAGGCTGCAAGAGGGTGCACAAAGCACCTATCATTTGATGCTAACATTCTTTGTGATTCTTGTC tTGGGCATGGTTACCCTGTTAATGCCAAGGCAAAAAGTTGTCCAACTTGTGAGGGCACTGGAACa GTTTTCATTCCTCCATTCATGGCTAGATGCAACACCTGTAAAGGGTCAGGCCATATAATCAAG GAATATTGTAGATCATGTGGAGGATCAGGGGTTGTTGAGGTAGTCAAAGAGGTCAAAATTCCCATTCCTGCAG GTGTAGACTCTGGTGATATAATATCTGTTCCAAGAGCTGGTAATGTTGGAAAACGAAGTCAACCTGGAACCTTGATTATAAAACTGAAG GTTGCTGAAGACCCTGTTTTTCAGAGAGATGGAGCCGATTTATATGTGGATTCAAATATTGGCTTCACTCAG GCGATTATTGGTGGTATGGTTGAGGTACCAACTTTGAACGGAAAAACACAAGTAAAA ATACCCAAAGGGGTCCAGCATGGACAGCTGTCAATACTAAGAGGCAAAG GAATGCCAAGGAAAGGTCTTTTTGTAGATCATGGAGACCAATATGTACGTTTCCGCATTAATTTTCCTAT GGTAGTGAATGATCGTCAACGTGCTATACTTGAAGAATTTGCCAAGGAAGAAATGGAAATGGAACACACACACAACATGTCACGTGATGGAAACTG GTGGCTTCGTATGATTGGACACATGTCAACCCCAAAATTCATGCTTGAGTTATCGGCTTTACTTCTCATTCTTCTGTTCCTCCGCTCATAA
- the LOC111914788 gene encoding chaperone protein dnaJ 1, mitochondrial isoform X2 — MSGFSWLRNQPKSILQTFLYRRHLLPVESVCGHEALKGRHRIVHSRDFYNIGLARKPTDFANMRMLLLKRCIHATEFHSSKEGDYYQVLGVPQNASRDDIKKAFHALAKKYHPDANKNNPSAKRKFQEIREAYEILQDSERRAEYDEMKQQSFKGRNDTGYSSRGFKRAYKSTDFSDSFQKIFSEIFEEETDNVTSDVQVEVSISFMEAARGCTKHLSFDANILCDSCLGHGYPVNAKAKSCPTCEGTGTVFIPPFMARCNTCKGSGHIIKEYCRSCGGSGVVEVVKEVKIPIPAGVDSGDIISVPRAGNVGKRSQPGTLIIKLKVAEDPVFQRDGADLYVDSNIGFTQAIIGGMVEVPTLNGKTQVKIPKGVQHGQLSILRGKGMPRKGLFVDHGDQYVRFRINFPMVVNDRQRAILEEFAKEEMEMEHTHNMSRDGNWLDEQLSTG; from the exons ATGAGCGGATTCAGCTGGCTAAGAAATCAGCCAAAATCGATTTTGCAAACATTTCTG TATCGTCGGCATTTGCTTCCAGTGGAATCCGTATGCGGTCATGAAGCTTTAAAGGGTCGTCATCGGATTGTTCATAGTCGAG ATTTCTACAATATTGGATTGGCTAGAAAGCCTACAGACTTTGCCAATATGAGAATGCTACTATTGAAGCGTTGTATTCATGCTACAG AATTTCATAGTTCAAAAGAAGGAGATTACTACCAAGTTCTAGGTGTTCCTCAGAATGCTAGTAGAGATGATATCAAGAAAGCTTTTCATGCT CTAGCAAAGAAGTATCATCCAGATGCAAATAAAAACAATCCATCAGCAAAGAGAAAGTTTCAAGAGATCAGAGAAGCTTACGAG ATTTTGCAAGATTCCGAAAGGAGAGCCGAATATGATGAG ATGAAACAACAATCTTTCAAAGGTAGGAATGACACAGGGTATTCTTCTAGAGGATTCAAACGTGCTTATAAAAGTACTGACTTTTCTGATTCTTTCCAAAAGATATTTTCTGAG ATTTTTGAAGAGGAGACAGATAATGTTACTAGTGATGTTCAG GTTGAGGTGTCAATTTCATTTATGGAGGCTGCAAGAGGGTGCACAAAGCACCTATCATTTGATGCTAACATTCTTTGTGATTCTTGTC tTGGGCATGGTTACCCTGTTAATGCCAAGGCAAAAAGTTGTCCAACTTGTGAGGGCACTGGAACa GTTTTCATTCCTCCATTCATGGCTAGATGCAACACCTGTAAAGGGTCAGGCCATATAATCAAG GAATATTGTAGATCATGTGGAGGATCAGGGGTTGTTGAGGTAGTCAAAGAGGTCAAAATTCCCATTCCTGCAG GTGTAGACTCTGGTGATATAATATCTGTTCCAAGAGCTGGTAATGTTGGAAAACGAAGTCAACCTGGAACCTTGATTATAAAACTGAAG GTTGCTGAAGACCCTGTTTTTCAGAGAGATGGAGCCGATTTATATGTGGATTCAAATATTGGCTTCACTCAG GCGATTATTGGTGGTATGGTTGAGGTACCAACTTTGAACGGAAAAACACAAGTAAAA ATACCCAAAGGGGTCCAGCATGGACAGCTGTCAATACTAAGAGGCAAAG GAATGCCAAGGAAAGGTCTTTTTGTAGATCATGGAGACCAATATGTACGTTTCCGCATTAATTTTCCTAT GGTAGTGAATGATCGTCAACGTGCTATACTTGAAGAATTTGCCAAGGAAGAAATGGAAATGGAACACACACACAACATGTCACGTGATGGAAACTG GCTTGATGAGCAGCTATCTACTGGTTGA
- the LOC111914783 gene encoding uncharacterized protein LOC111914783, whose amino-acid sequence MDYALELQATNPDTTVKIDVCPNGNPASPTRQFRRIYVCLGPLKKGFKACIIDLVGLDGAFMKGPFPGQVLTAVGLDSNNGIYPLAYAIVESENTASWKWFLENLGDDLELGSNSNYTFISDRQKGLQIAVDQLFHNGEHRYCIRHIHDNMRKKWGQTEYMDDLWRCASATTIPKFKHLMKEFRRFVSDVLISNMCEVFNGKIEKGRDKPVISCLEFIREYLMKRICNVMKAVKKVKGPLTPTTTYILDARKKGASQYIARWNGENKYQVAGALQDQHMVDVRNQTCTCRKWELMGIPCRHAITTLNEISKDPEAELDIYKWVHKVYWLETWQKAYSFKVEPIKGRSMWPKSNCPTKLIPPPHRTQVGRPKKKEDKVRVKG is encoded by the exons ATGGACTATGCTCTTGAACTTCAAGCTACAAACCCAGACACAACAGTCAAAATAGATGTGTGTCCTAATGGCAACCCTGCATCCCCAACAAGGCAGTTTAGAAggatttatgtatgcttgggtccactgaaaaaaggtttcaaagcaTGTATTATAGACTTAGTAGGTTTGGATGGTGCCTTCATGAAAGGCCCATTCCCTGGTCAGGTTCTTACAGCAGTTGGTCTAGATTCCAACAATGGAATTTATCCCTTGGCCTATGCAATTGTTGAGTCCGAAAACACAGCTAGCTGGAAGTGGTTTTTAGAAAACCTTGGGGATGACTTGGAGCTTGGGAGCAACTCAAACTATACTTTCATAAGTGACAGGCAAAAG GGATTACAAATTGCAGTTGATCAATTGTTTCACAATGGTGAGCATAGGTATTGTATTAGACATATTCATGACAATATGAGAAAGAAGTGGGGGCAAACTGAGTACATGGACGATTTATGGAGGTGTGCATCAGCAACCACCATTCCTAAGTTTAAGCATTTGATGAAGGAGTTTA GAAGATTTGTTTCTGATGTGTTGATTTCAaacatgtgtgaagtgtttaatggGAAGATAGAGAAAGGCAGGGACAAACCTGTAATTTCATGTTTAGAGTTCATTAGGGAGTATCTAATGAAGAGGATATGCAATGTCATGAAGGCAGTGAAGAAGGTTAAAGGTCCACTAACACCTACAACAACATACATCCTAGATGCAAGGAAAAAAGGTGCTTCACAATATATTGCTAGGTGGAATGGGGAAAACAAGTATCAAGTCGCTGGAGCATTGCAAGATCAGCATATGGTGGATGTTAGGAACCAAACCTGCACTTGCAGAAAATGGGAATTAATGGGAATACCTTGCAGGCATGCAATTACAACTCTGAATGAAATAAGCAAAGACCCTGAGGCTGAGCTTGACATTTACAAGTGGGTACACAAGGTGTATTGGCTAGAGACATGGCAAAAAGCTTATTCATTTAAGGTGGAACCAATTAAAGGGAGATCCATGTGGCCTAAAAGTAATTGTCCAACAAAGCTAATCCCTCCTCCACATCGCACTCAGGTGGGAAGGCCTAAGAAAAAAGAAGACAAAGTGAGGGTGAAAGGTTAA